The proteins below come from a single Serratia ficaria genomic window:
- a CDS encoding P1 family peptidase produces MTDSHAFERQGLENLLGYWRRHRRLPGARYPAGPTDSLSDVAGVSVGHHTLNEGDCQTGVTAIMPPGELFGQPLPCGSAVLNGFAKPLGLVQLNELGVLQTPILLSNTFAVGTLFNAMVRRSCQRYPQIGRGGATLNPLVLECNDGYLNDIQAMAVREEHVFSALDNLSSRFDRGSVGAGRGMSSFGLKGGIGTASRYCPGLGATLGVLVLANFGTLDSLTLSGVRVGPALAAELADPPPQVDAGSIIIIIACDRVLDSRQLGRIAKRAGAGLGRVGSHWGHGSGDIALAFSTRLQGAALPDERLEPLFAAAADATEYAVLDALLSAESVSGFQQHSRAALWPLLDRLADRGPH; encoded by the coding sequence ATGACAGACAGCCATGCGTTTGAACGACAGGGCCTGGAGAATCTGCTGGGCTACTGGCGGCGACACCGCCGCCTGCCGGGCGCGCGTTATCCGGCCGGCCCGACCGACAGCCTGAGCGACGTGGCCGGGGTGAGCGTGGGGCATCATACCCTGAACGAAGGCGACTGCCAGACCGGGGTCACCGCCATCATGCCGCCGGGTGAGCTGTTCGGCCAGCCGCTGCCCTGCGGCAGCGCCGTGCTCAACGGCTTCGCCAAGCCGCTGGGGCTGGTGCAGCTCAATGAGCTGGGGGTGCTGCAAACGCCGATCCTGCTGAGCAATACCTTCGCCGTCGGCACGCTGTTCAACGCCATGGTGCGGCGCAGCTGCCAACGTTATCCGCAGATTGGCCGCGGCGGCGCCACCCTCAATCCGCTGGTGCTGGAGTGCAACGACGGTTATCTGAACGACATTCAGGCCATGGCGGTGCGCGAAGAGCACGTGTTCAGCGCGCTGGATAATCTCTCGAGCCGTTTTGATCGCGGCAGCGTCGGCGCCGGGCGCGGCATGAGCAGTTTTGGCCTGAAGGGCGGCATCGGCACCGCCTCGCGCTACTGCCCGGGGCTGGGGGCGACGCTGGGGGTGCTGGTGCTGGCCAACTTCGGCACCCTCGACTCGCTCACGCTGAGCGGCGTGCGGGTGGGGCCGGCGCTGGCCGCCGAGTTGGCGGATCCGCCGCCGCAGGTGGACGCCGGGTCGATCATCATCATTATCGCCTGCGATCGGGTGCTGGACAGCCGGCAACTGGGCCGCATCGCCAAGCGCGCCGGCGCGGGGCTGGGCCGGGTCGGCAGCCATTGGGGGCACGGCTCCGGCGATATCGCGCTGGCGTTTTCCACCCGGCTGCAGGGCGCGGCGCTGCCGGATGAACGGCTGGAGCCGCTGTTCGCCGCCGCCGCGGACGCCACCGAATACGCGGTGCTGGACGCGCTGCTGAGCGCCGAGAGCGTCAGCGGTTTCCAGCAGCATTCGCGCGCGGCGTTGTGGCCGCTGCTCGATCGTTTGGCCGATCGCGGCCCGCATTAA
- a CDS encoding xanthine dehydrogenase family protein molybdopterin-binding subunit, with protein sequence MTISQVPLSRRRFIVGAGALVIGAYLPSTGALARTSAAAAPGAPALDANAFVQVGADGIVTVISKHTEVGQGVYTGMATLVAEELDADWAQVRVVAAPVDTSVYKNLSFGFQGTGGSSSVANAYEQMRRMGAMARALLVQAAAQSWKTSAQEITVQAGRIRHAASGREAGFGEFAALAATLPPPDPASLPLKDPANFTLIGKAGGLHRVDSLAKTNGSAQFSQDIHEPGMLTVTIKKSPRFGGRVASFDASRALAVPGVVAVKQTDTGVAVYAKNTWAAIQGRDRLRVEWDDAQAERRNTGEIYAEFRRVAQKTGVLAKSHGKPDEIFDKADRVIEAEYTFPYVAHAPMEPLDGYLFWDGESVRARYGCQIQTLDHKQLCDLFQLPPEKVQIDTILAGGSFGRRIDLGNPTLGPDLAADMAAAAKAIGPGHGVKVVWTREDDIRNGWYRPMILHRLRGAIRGGKVVGWTDTVVGHSWTLNSAMTALVVNGLDLMMVEGASELPYTFEAFRCDAHIVPGKVPTTSLRSVASTHTGHAVESFIDQLLQETGQDPVEGRLALMGDAPREAGVLRAVAKAANWQGARVVDGRARGVGVAKAFDTRVAQIAEVSIGEGGIPRVHKVWCAVDCGVAVNPDVIRAQIEGGIGYGLSMALYGNITLKDGVIEQSNFNDFRPLRIDEMPEIEVIIVPSSEKPTGVGELGVPTIAPAVGNALALLGRPRTSLSLPLHQPNRDAGV encoded by the coding sequence ATGACAATATCGCAAGTCCCGCTTTCGCGGCGGCGGTTTATCGTCGGCGCCGGAGCGTTGGTGATCGGCGCGTATCTGCCGTCCACCGGCGCGCTGGCCAGAACGAGCGCCGCAGCTGCGCCAGGCGCCCCGGCGCTGGACGCCAACGCCTTCGTGCAGGTCGGCGCCGACGGCATCGTCACCGTGATCAGTAAACACACCGAAGTGGGCCAGGGGGTCTACACCGGCATGGCGACGCTGGTCGCCGAAGAGCTCGACGCCGACTGGGCGCAGGTGCGCGTCGTCGCCGCGCCGGTGGACACCAGCGTCTACAAGAACCTGTCGTTCGGCTTCCAGGGCACCGGCGGCTCCAGTTCGGTGGCCAACGCCTATGAGCAGATGCGCCGCATGGGCGCCATGGCGCGCGCGCTGCTGGTGCAGGCCGCCGCGCAAAGTTGGAAAACCTCGGCGCAGGAAATCACCGTGCAGGCGGGCAGGATCCGCCACGCCGCCAGCGGCCGGGAAGCGGGCTTCGGCGAATTCGCCGCGCTGGCCGCCACGCTGCCGCCGCCCGATCCCGCCAGCCTGCCGCTGAAGGACCCGGCCAATTTCACCCTGATCGGCAAGGCCGGCGGGCTGCACCGCGTCGACTCGCTGGCGAAAACCAACGGCAGCGCGCAGTTCTCGCAGGACATCCACGAGCCGGGCATGCTGACCGTCACCATCAAGAAATCGCCGCGTTTTGGCGGCCGGGTGGCGTCGTTTGACGCCAGCCGCGCGCTGGCGGTGCCGGGCGTGGTGGCGGTGAAGCAGACCGACACCGGGGTGGCGGTGTACGCCAAAAATACCTGGGCGGCGATCCAGGGCCGCGATCGGCTGCGGGTGGAGTGGGATGACGCGCAGGCCGAGCGGCGCAACACCGGGGAAATCTACGCCGAGTTCCGCCGGGTGGCGCAAAAAACCGGCGTGCTGGCGAAGAGCCATGGCAAACCGGACGAGATCTTCGATAAGGCCGACAGGGTGATCGAAGCCGAATATACCTTCCCGTATGTGGCGCATGCGCCGATGGAGCCGCTGGACGGTTACCTGTTCTGGGACGGCGAAAGCGTCAGGGCGCGCTACGGCTGCCAGATCCAGACTCTCGACCACAAGCAGCTGTGCGATCTGTTCCAGCTGCCGCCGGAAAAAGTGCAAATCGACACCATTCTGGCCGGCGGCAGCTTCGGCCGACGCATCGATCTGGGCAACCCGACGCTGGGGCCGGATCTGGCGGCGGACATGGCGGCGGCGGCCAAGGCTATCGGCCCCGGGCACGGGGTGAAGGTGGTATGGACGCGCGAGGACGACATCCGCAACGGCTGGTACCGGCCGATGATCCTGCACCGGCTGCGCGGCGCCATTCGCGGCGGCAAAGTGGTGGGCTGGACCGATACCGTGGTGGGGCATTCCTGGACGCTCAACAGTGCGATGACCGCGCTGGTGGTCAACGGCCTCGATCTGATGATGGTCGAGGGCGCCAGCGAGCTGCCTTATACCTTCGAAGCCTTCCGTTGCGACGCGCACATCGTGCCGGGCAAGGTGCCGACCACCTCGCTGCGTTCCGTCGCCAGCACCCATACCGGCCATGCGGTGGAGAGCTTCATCGATCAGCTGCTGCAGGAGACCGGGCAGGATCCGGTCGAGGGTCGGCTGGCGCTGATGGGCGACGCGCCGCGCGAAGCCGGGGTATTGCGGGCGGTGGCCAAGGCCGCCAACTGGCAGGGCGCCAGGGTAGTGGACGGCCGCGCGCGCGGGGTGGGCGTCGCCAAGGCGTTCGACACCCGGGTGGCGCAGATAGCGGAAGTGTCTATCGGCGAAGGCGGCATTCCGCGGGTGCACAAGGTGTGGTGCGCGGTGGACTGCGGCGTGGCGGTGAATCCCGACGTGATCCGCGCGCAGATTGAAGGCGGCATCGGCTACGGCCTGAGCATGGCGCTGTACGGCAACATCACGCTGAAAGACGGGGTGATCGAGCAATCCAACTTCAACGATTTCCGCCCGCTGCGCATCGATGAAATGCCGGAGATCGAGGTGATTATCGTGCCCTCGAGCGAGAAGCCGACCGGGGTCGGCGAACTGGGCGTGCCGACCATCGCGCCGGCGGTCGGCAATGCGCTGGCGCTGCTCGGGCGGCCGCGCACCTCGCTCAGCCTGCCGTTACATCAACCCAACCGCGACGCCGGCGTCTGA
- a CDS encoding (2Fe-2S)-binding protein → MMTLTVNDQPLSFDGDPHMPLLWFLRDEAGLTGTKFGCGIAMCGACTVHLDGVPVRSCMTPVSAAVGKKITTIEAIGATPAGKAVQEAWVDLDVVQCGYCQSGQIMSASALLAQSKNPSDADIDAAMSGNVCRCATYVRIRAAIHQAAKALD, encoded by the coding sequence ATGATGACCTTAACCGTAAACGACCAGCCGCTGAGCTTCGACGGCGATCCCCATATGCCGCTGCTGTGGTTCTTGCGCGATGAAGCCGGGCTGACCGGCACCAAATTCGGCTGCGGCATCGCCATGTGCGGCGCCTGCACCGTGCATCTGGACGGGGTGCCGGTGCGCTCGTGCATGACGCCGGTTTCCGCCGCGGTCGGCAAGAAAATCACCACCATCGAAGCCATAGGCGCAACGCCGGCGGGCAAGGCGGTGCAGGAGGCCTGGGTCGATCTGGACGTGGTGCAGTGCGGCTACTGTCAGTCCGGACAGATCATGAGCGCCAGCGCGCTGCTGGCGCAAAGCAAAAATCCGAGCGATGCGGACATTGACGCGGCGATGAGCGGCAACGTGTGCCGCTGCGCGACCTACGTGCGCATTCGCGCCGCCATCCATCAAGCCGCCAAGGCGCTGGACTAG
- a CDS encoding cytochrome c, translated as MSNALKGLLWLIVAVVVIAGGYALYTLLRPTGPEPAAPIAGAPAGITDKLARGEYLARAADCVACHTAPGGTPFAGGFAFKLPFGTIYGTNITADPETGIGNWSDEQFVRAVREGVGPQGNLYPAMPYTSYTGLSRDDVLAIKAYLFSLPPVKQANPHNDLPFPFNQRWGMKFWNLAFFDEKRFEPDLNKDEQWNRGAYLATALGHCSECHTPRNLAFGINQSKHLSGEVIQGWFAANITPDKQTGIGGWSEQQLSQYLATGHAEGRSSAAGPMAEAVENSLQFLTPEDNLALVKYLRDIEPIAGDSAAAVNLQPKGALGSSPVLPGGQDRSLGRRLFAGDCSGCHQWNGPGRQSKYASLVGSTAVNDPQGRSVVQAILKGTRISIGEQHEVMPQFGNAYSDEEVAAVANFVVGHFGDKQGTVTAGQVAEQRKQ; from the coding sequence ATGAGCAACGCCTTGAAAGGGCTGTTATGGCTGATTGTCGCGGTGGTGGTGATCGCGGGCGGTTATGCGCTCTACACCCTGCTGCGGCCGACCGGCCCGGAGCCTGCGGCGCCGATCGCCGGCGCGCCGGCCGGCATTACCGATAAGCTGGCGCGCGGCGAATACCTGGCGCGCGCCGCCGACTGCGTGGCCTGCCACACCGCACCGGGCGGCACGCCGTTTGCCGGCGGCTTCGCCTTCAAGCTGCCGTTCGGCACGATCTACGGCACCAACATCACCGCCGACCCGGAGACCGGCATCGGCAACTGGAGCGACGAGCAGTTCGTGCGTGCGGTGCGCGAGGGGGTTGGCCCGCAGGGCAACCTGTACCCGGCGATGCCTTACACGTCGTATACCGGCCTGAGCCGCGACGACGTGCTGGCGATCAAGGCCTATCTGTTCAGCCTGCCGCCGGTGAAACAGGCCAATCCGCACAACGATCTGCCGTTCCCGTTCAACCAGCGTTGGGGCATGAAGTTCTGGAACCTGGCGTTCTTCGATGAAAAACGCTTCGAACCGGATCTCAACAAGGATGAACAGTGGAATCGCGGCGCCTATCTGGCGACGGCGCTGGGCCACTGCAGCGAATGCCACACGCCGCGCAACCTGGCGTTTGGCATCAACCAGAGCAAGCACCTCAGCGGCGAGGTGATCCAGGGCTGGTTCGCCGCCAACATCACCCCGGACAAACAGACCGGCATCGGCGGCTGGAGCGAACAGCAGCTGTCGCAGTATCTGGCGACCGGGCATGCCGAAGGGCGCAGCAGCGCCGCCGGGCCGATGGCGGAAGCGGTGGAGAACAGCCTGCAGTTCCTGACGCCGGAGGATAACCTGGCGCTGGTGAAATACCTGCGCGATATCGAACCGATCGCCGGCGACAGCGCCGCCGCGGTCAACCTGCAGCCGAAGGGCGCCCTGGGCTCCAGCCCGGTGTTGCCGGGCGGGCAGGATCGGTCTCTCGGCCGCCGGCTGTTCGCCGGAGACTGCAGCGGCTGCCACCAGTGGAACGGCCCGGGCCGCCAGAGCAAATATGCGTCGCTGGTCGGCAGCACCGCGGTGAACGATCCGCAGGGCCGCAGCGTGGTGCAGGCCATTCTCAAAGGCACGCGCATCAGCATTGGCGAACAGCATGAGGTGATGCCGCAGTTCGGCAACGCTTACTCTGACGAGGAAGTGGCGGCGGTCGCCAACTTTGTGGTCGGCCACTTTGGCGACAAGCAGGGGACGGTCACCGCCGGGCAGGTGGCTGAACAGCGCAAACAGTAA
- a CDS encoding cupin domain-containing protein, protein MLSRRDILKVSAVSAAAAGVMGSMIKSAAADDHRNIVPPSGYQPPADAQHLYKYKFTDSKKRSLPSGWAREATVEQFPISEGVAGVDMTLEPGGVRELHWHAIAAEWAFMLEGHARITIIDPQGNCEVADFGPGDVWYFPKGYGHSIQALADGAHFVLTFDNGHFSEFGTFSITDWVAHMPKEVLEKSVNMPAAVFSKAKQGEAYIVGGAVPPALPLPANDGGLNNSPLTHRYELMKKKPFFENDAGSVHLVSSKEFPISTTITGIIEIVKPGAVRELHWHPNANEWQYYISGKGRMTVFSSHGHVQTEEYAPTDVGYVPQGFGHYIENIGDEDLKVLIVLDNGIYQDISLSDWLAKTPAYLLADNFNNRPDDWRDRPKDKLVMSRRRS, encoded by the coding sequence ATGTTATCGCGTCGTGATATATTAAAGGTCTCCGCCGTGAGCGCGGCGGCCGCAGGCGTTATGGGCAGCATGATTAAATCCGCCGCCGCCGACGACCATCGCAATATCGTGCCCCCCAGCGGCTATCAGCCGCCTGCCGATGCGCAGCATCTCTATAAATACAAGTTCACCGACAGCAAAAAACGCAGCCTGCCCAGCGGCTGGGCGCGCGAGGCCACCGTCGAGCAATTTCCGATCTCCGAGGGCGTAGCCGGCGTAGACATGACGCTGGAGCCGGGCGGCGTGCGCGAGTTGCACTGGCACGCCATCGCCGCCGAATGGGCATTTATGCTGGAGGGGCACGCGCGCATCACCATTATCGATCCGCAGGGCAACTGCGAGGTGGCGGATTTCGGCCCCGGCGACGTCTGGTACTTCCCCAAGGGCTATGGCCACTCCATCCAGGCGTTGGCGGACGGCGCGCATTTCGTCCTGACCTTCGATAACGGCCACTTCTCTGAATTCGGCACCTTCAGCATTACCGATTGGGTGGCGCATATGCCGAAAGAGGTATTGGAAAAAAGCGTGAACATGCCGGCGGCGGTATTTTCCAAAGCCAAACAGGGCGAGGCCTATATTGTCGGCGGCGCGGTGCCGCCTGCATTGCCGCTGCCCGCCAACGACGGCGGCCTGAATAATTCCCCGCTGACTCACCGCTATGAATTAATGAAGAAAAAGCCCTTCTTTGAAAATGACGCCGGCAGCGTGCATTTGGTTTCTTCGAAGGAATTCCCGATTTCCACCACCATCACCGGCATTATCGAAATCGTTAAGCCCGGCGCGGTGCGTGAATTGCACTGGCACCCGAACGCCAACGAATGGCAATATTATATTTCCGGCAAGGGCCGCATGACGGTATTCAGTTCGCACGGCCATGTGCAGACCGAGGAATATGCGCCAACCGACGTCGGCTATGTGCCGCAGGGCTTCGGGCATTATATCGAGAATATCGGCGATGAGGATCTGAAAGTGCTGATCGTGTTGGATAACGGCATTTACCAGGACATCTCGTTATCCGACTGGCTGGCGAAAACCCCGGCCTATCTGCTGGCGGACAACTTCAACAATCGGCCTGACGACTGGCGGGATCGGCCGAAAGACAAGCTGGTGATGTCGCGACGTCGCAGCTGA
- a CDS encoding beta-glucoside-specific PTS transporter subunit IIABC, with protein MDYQQLGLEILARVGGKGNVSKLTHCATRLRMEFNDDGKVEAKAIEALPGVISVVERGGQFQIVVGNNVQQTFRALQKELGEPPAGRRQPRPKGGVVSRIISVISTTFTPVIPAITGAGMIKALLAILKLTGAIDPASPTYRLLDTVADAAFFFLPVLLAYGASIKFECNPILAMTIAGALLHPNLAQMLAAGAAIDFIGIPVRLADYAGSVLPIIFTVWLMSYIERFAEKVSPTMIKFFTKPMIILLVTAPLALVVVGPFGIFLNDLVAAGAAIIDGKASWLIPMLMGGLQPFLVITGTAWAMTPIATGQLTRNGFEMINGPGMLASNIAQGAATLCVALRTRNKNLRQLASSAGFTALLGITEPSLYGVTLKLRKPLIAAMIGGGCAGIYAGLSGLVRYAFVSPGLAALPAFIGENPMNIVHALITCAIAIVVTFALTWILGFEDPQEEGDAMPQAAERAGEAAIFSPLTGQLVALEQVNDDVFSQGLLGQGVAVVPREGVLRAPLDGEVVTFLPSKHAVGIKGDNGVELLLHIGIDTVNLGGRHFESGLQIGDRVKVGDELVRFDIAAIAKLGYDLTTPVLVVNSDEFPRQKLHKPGAVGAGDLIITLNTHKEQA; from the coding sequence ATGGATTACCAACAACTTGGCTTGGAAATACTGGCGCGTGTCGGCGGCAAGGGCAACGTCAGCAAACTGACGCACTGCGCGACCCGACTGCGCATGGAATTCAACGACGACGGCAAGGTAGAGGCGAAGGCGATCGAAGCCTTGCCGGGCGTGATCAGCGTGGTGGAGCGCGGCGGCCAGTTCCAGATAGTGGTCGGCAACAATGTGCAGCAAACCTTCCGCGCGCTGCAAAAAGAGCTCGGCGAGCCACCGGCGGGCCGCCGGCAACCGCGGCCGAAAGGCGGGGTTGTTTCGCGGATTATCAGCGTGATCTCCACCACCTTCACCCCGGTGATACCGGCGATCACCGGGGCGGGGATGATCAAGGCGCTGCTGGCGATCCTCAAGCTGACCGGGGCGATAGATCCCGCCAGCCCGACTTACCGCCTGCTGGATACCGTCGCCGACGCGGCCTTTTTCTTCCTGCCGGTGCTGCTGGCCTACGGCGCCTCGATCAAGTTCGAATGCAATCCGATTTTGGCGATGACCATCGCCGGCGCCTTGCTGCACCCCAATTTGGCGCAGATGCTGGCGGCGGGCGCGGCGATTGACTTTATCGGCATTCCGGTGCGGCTGGCGGACTATGCCGGCTCGGTGCTGCCGATAATCTTCACCGTGTGGCTGATGTCCTATATCGAACGATTCGCCGAGAAGGTCTCGCCGACGATGATAAAATTCTTCACCAAGCCGATGATCATCCTGCTGGTCACCGCGCCGCTGGCGCTGGTGGTGGTCGGGCCGTTCGGCATTTTCCTCAACGATTTGGTGGCCGCCGGCGCGGCGATCATCGACGGCAAGGCCAGCTGGCTGATCCCGATGCTGATGGGCGGGCTGCAACCGTTCCTGGTGATCACCGGTACCGCCTGGGCGATGACGCCGATCGCCACCGGGCAATTGACCCGGAACGGCTTCGAGATGATTAACGGGCCGGGCATGCTGGCGTCCAACATCGCGCAGGGCGCGGCGACGCTGTGCGTGGCGTTGCGCACCAGGAATAAAAATCTGCGTCAGCTGGCGTCTTCCGCCGGGTTTACCGCGCTGTTGGGCATCACCGAGCCCTCGCTGTACGGGGTGACGCTGAAACTGCGCAAACCGTTGATCGCCGCGATGATCGGCGGCGGCTGCGCCGGCATTTATGCCGGGCTGAGCGGCCTGGTGCGCTACGCGTTCGTTTCTCCGGGGTTGGCGGCGCTGCCGGCGTTTATCGGCGAGAACCCGATGAACATCGTCCACGCGTTGATTACCTGCGCCATCGCTATCGTCGTGACCTTCGCCCTGACCTGGATCCTCGGCTTTGAGGATCCGCAGGAGGAGGGCGACGCGATGCCGCAGGCGGCGGAGCGGGCAGGCGAAGCCGCGATCTTCAGCCCGCTGACCGGCCAACTGGTGGCGCTGGAGCAGGTCAACGACGACGTGTTTTCTCAGGGATTATTAGGTCAGGGCGTGGCTGTGGTGCCGCGGGAAGGCGTGTTGCGCGCACCGTTGGACGGCGAAGTGGTGACCTTCCTGCCATCGAAACACGCGGTGGGCATCAAGGGCGACAACGGCGTCGAACTGCTGCTGCATATCGGCATCGACACCGTCAACCTCGGCGGGCGGCACTTCGAATCCGGGCTGCAGATCGGCGATCGGGTCAAGGTGGGCGATGAGCTGGTGCGCTTCGATATCGCGGCGATCGCCAAATTGGGTTACGACCTGACGACGCCGGTGCTGGTGGTCAACAGCGACGAGTTCCCGCGGCAGAAGCTACATAAGCCGGGCGCGGTCGGCGCGGGCGACCTGATTATTACCCTGAATACGCACAAGGAGCAGGCATGA
- a CDS encoding glycoside hydrolase family 1 protein, which yields MIYQRLNDFPADFLWGASTSAYQVEGAWDEDGKSPSIVDMLDHPQGTADFQVASDHYHRFREDVALFAELGLKAYRFSVAWTRVLPAGTGEVNPAGLAFYRQLIDALLAHGIEPVVTLYHFDLPYVLEQQGGWSNRATIDAFVAYAGVLFDAFGDRVKYWLTINEQNTMILHPGAIGMPKGGALPAKRVLYQQSHHMLVAQARVMALCHQRCPGGKIGPAINTTSMYQETCHPLDAIAAHNWETLRCWSFLDVAVHGRYNPLAWRYLQDRGLAPEMAPADAALLQAGKPDYVAINYYSTATIAASRGDGSDVSARAGDQQIMLGEPGVYRAAENPFVGKTRYGWVIDPVGLRLTLRKTYERYHLPILITENGIGAPDELQADGTIDDDYRIEFMRRHVEQMLLAINDGVDLLGYCPWAAIDVVSTHQGYAKRYGFIYVNRGEQDLKDLRRIRKRSFGWYQRLIAANGRLDR from the coding sequence ATGATTTATCAACGGCTGAACGATTTCCCCGCCGATTTTTTGTGGGGCGCCTCGACCTCCGCCTATCAGGTGGAAGGGGCTTGGGATGAAGACGGCAAAAGTCCGTCGATAGTTGATATGCTCGATCACCCGCAGGGGACGGCGGATTTTCAGGTCGCCAGCGATCACTATCACCGCTTTCGCGAAGACGTGGCGCTGTTCGCCGAACTGGGGCTGAAGGCCTACCGCTTCTCGGTCGCCTGGACCCGCGTGCTGCCGGCGGGCACCGGCGAGGTCAACCCGGCCGGGCTGGCGTTTTACCGCCAGCTGATCGATGCGCTGCTGGCGCATGGCATAGAGCCGGTGGTGACGCTGTACCATTTCGATCTGCCTTACGTGCTGGAGCAACAGGGCGGCTGGTCGAATCGCGCCACCATCGACGCTTTCGTCGCCTACGCCGGCGTGCTGTTCGACGCCTTCGGCGACCGGGTGAAATACTGGCTGACCATCAATGAACAGAACACCATGATCCTGCACCCCGGGGCCATCGGCATGCCCAAGGGCGGCGCGCTGCCCGCCAAACGGGTGCTGTATCAGCAGAGTCACCATATGCTGGTGGCCCAGGCCCGGGTGATGGCCCTGTGCCATCAGCGCTGCCCCGGCGGGAAAATCGGCCCGGCGATCAACACCACCTCGATGTATCAGGAAACCTGCCATCCGCTGGACGCCATCGCCGCCCACAACTGGGAAACGCTGCGCTGTTGGAGCTTTCTCGACGTGGCGGTGCACGGCCGTTACAACCCGCTGGCCTGGCGCTATCTGCAGGATCGCGGCCTGGCGCCGGAGATGGCGCCGGCAGATGCGGCGCTGTTGCAGGCGGGAAAGCCGGATTATGTGGCGATCAATTACTATTCCACCGCCACCATCGCCGCCAGCCGCGGCGACGGCTCGGACGTGAGCGCGCGCGCCGGCGATCAGCAAATCATGCTGGGTGAACCGGGCGTGTATCGCGCGGCGGAGAATCCGTTTGTCGGCAAAACACGCTACGGCTGGGTGATCGACCCGGTCGGGCTGCGGCTGACGCTGCGCAAAACCTATGAACGCTATCATTTGCCGATATTAATCACCGAAAACGGCATCGGCGCGCCGGATGAGTTGCAGGCCGATGGTACAATCGACGACGATTATCGCATCGAGTTTATGCGCCGGCATGTCGAACAGATGCTGCTGGCGATCAACGACGGCGTGGACTTGCTCGGTTACTGCCCGTGGGCGGCTATCGACGTGGTCAGCACGCATCAGGGGTACGCCAAGCGTTACGGGTTCATCTACGTGAACCGCGGAGAGCAGGATCTGAAGGATTTGCGGCGCATCAGGAAACGCAGTTTTGGCTGGTATCAGCGGCTGATTGCCGCCAATGGCCGGCTTGACCGATAA
- the licT gene encoding BglG family transcription antiterminator LicT, with amino-acid sequence MKVIKVLNNSLVLTADDDNREAIVMGKGIGFNSKAGDVLDSAVIEKIYVVQDGQKGRDYLRLIESAPEEHIEIVQMILNEANRQLNGRINEQIFFTLADHISFAIERYHKGIAIQNRLLFEVKRFYPQEFAVGLRALAHINRRLKITLPEEEAGNIAFHLVNGQTDVQNMEHTLLAVKMLKDIFNIIKYHFRIDIDTDSLNYARFLLHMQFFIQRMIEGQQVRSKDDFIFSQVTAEYPHAYRGALLIRDYVKNLLQMEMSNDELLYLVIHLTRIASQAE; translated from the coding sequence ATGAAAGTCATTAAGGTGCTCAATAACAGTCTGGTGTTAACGGCGGACGACGATAACCGCGAAGCTATCGTGATGGGTAAGGGTATCGGCTTTAACAGCAAAGCGGGTGACGTTCTCGATTCGGCCGTTATTGAGAAAATTTATGTGGTGCAGGACGGCCAAAAGGGCCGCGATTATCTGCGGCTGATTGAAAGCGCGCCGGAAGAGCACATCGAGATCGTGCAGATGATCCTCAATGAAGCCAACCGGCAGCTTAACGGCAGAATCAACGAACAGATTTTCTTCACCCTGGCGGACCATATCAGCTTCGCCATCGAGCGCTATCACAAGGGCATCGCCATTCAAAATCGGCTGCTGTTCGAGGTTAAACGCTTCTATCCGCAGGAGTTTGCGGTGGGGCTGCGGGCGCTGGCGCACATCAACCGGCGCCTGAAGATCACCCTGCCGGAAGAAGAGGCGGGCAATATCGCCTTTCATCTGGTTAACGGCCAGACCGACGTGCAAAACATGGAGCATACGCTGCTGGCGGTGAAGATGCTGAAAGACATTTTCAACATCATCAAGTATCACTTTCGCATCGATATCGATACGGATTCCCTGAACTACGCGCGCTTTTTGCTGCATATGCAGTTTTTCATTCAACGCATGATCGAAGGCCAGCAGGTGCGCTCGAAAGACGACTTTATCTTCTCTCAGGTGACCGCGGAGTACCCGCATGCCTATCGCGGGGCGTTATTGATCCGCGATTACGTGAAGAATTTGCTGCAGATGGAGATGTCGAACGACGAACTGCTGTATCTGGTGATCCACCTGACGCGCATCGCCAGTCAGGCGGAGTAA